A window of the Carassius carassius chromosome 36, fCarCar2.1, whole genome shotgun sequence genome harbors these coding sequences:
- the mlnl gene encoding motilin-like — MRRAVTRCLMLVCVVALLAEQAEGHIAFFSPKEMRELKEKEGRNDADLRAEGGLIDEMSSDGDESVAQPVEIGLKLTAKKGQIGSAFGKMLQSIIEEPETVK; from the exons ATGCGCAGAGCAGTTACAAGATGTCTGATGCTGGTGTGTGTTGTTGCTCTTCTGGCCGAGCAGGCAGAGGGACACATCGCTTTCTTCAGCCCTAAAGAGATGAGAGAGCTCAAG GAAAAGGAGGGAAGGAATGATGCTGATCTAAGAGCAGAGGGGGGTTTGATTGATGAAATGTCTTCAGATGGAGATGAGTCAGTG GCCCAGCCTGTGGAAATAGGACTGAAGCTGACTGCTAAAAAGGGCCAGATCGGATCTGCTTTTGGTAAGATGCTGCAGAGCATCATAGAAGAGCCAGAGACTG TGAAATAA